In Desulfovibrio aminophilus DSM 12254, one DNA window encodes the following:
- a CDS encoding sensor histidine kinase: protein MSAARPTLALRLGAALWTAMLAGAVAGILLPHPPLLPSAILVALLFPAALFLAGLLLRPLRAQVAILARGLDRLGTGGPEPELPVLPELREMAAALPRAERRMADDLRAAEARRERLQAVLNGMPGGVLVLDGEGRVRSMNRVLEAMLPGAKERPGRSLLEILPQPELSDACAELLRAAGPISTSLTMTQDDGRVLTVNMVRPPEAGPGLGAVLVFHDVSEIKRLEAVRRDFAANVSHELRTPLTAIKGYAETLLTGDPPPDVARRFLEVVLRNADHMAKMVEDLLSLSRIEAGKDAGRRDSLHARDSLRRAWDAVEPLARRKGLDLTDALPDDLPPVLGDPEHVTRIFRNLLENAVKFGPEYRPVTVSAREAGEFVEFEVRDEGPGIPKKDLSRVFERFYSVQKHRRNEHGSTGLGLAICRHTLKSMGGDIRVESPPPGAAGGTSFFFTLPRA from the coding sequence ATGAGCGCCGCCCGGCCCACGCTCGCCCTGCGCCTCGGCGCGGCCCTCTGGACCGCCATGCTGGCCGGGGCGGTCGCCGGAATTCTGCTTCCGCACCCACCACTCCTGCCGTCGGCGATCCTCGTCGCCCTGCTGTTTCCCGCCGCCCTGTTCCTGGCCGGACTGCTCCTGCGCCCCCTGCGCGCCCAGGTCGCGATCCTGGCACGCGGCCTTGACCGTCTCGGAACCGGGGGCCCGGAACCGGAACTCCCCGTGCTGCCCGAGTTGCGGGAAATGGCCGCGGCCCTGCCACGGGCCGAAAGACGGATGGCGGACGATCTGCGCGCGGCCGAGGCCCGCCGTGAACGGCTGCAAGCCGTGCTCAACGGCATGCCCGGGGGGGTTCTGGTCCTGGACGGCGAGGGCCGGGTGCGGAGCATGAACCGCGTACTGGAGGCCATGTTGCCCGGAGCCAAGGAACGGCCGGGGCGAAGTCTGTTGGAGATACTGCCCCAACCCGAGTTGTCCGACGCCTGCGCTGAACTCCTTCGCGCCGCGGGGCCGATCTCGACCAGCCTGACCATGACACAGGACGACGGACGCGTCCTGACGGTGAACATGGTCCGCCCGCCGGAGGCCGGACCGGGGCTCGGCGCGGTCCTGGTCTTCCACGACGTGAGCGAGATCAAGCGGCTGGAGGCCGTGCGCCGGGACTTCGCGGCCAACGTCAGCCATGAGTTGCGTACGCCGCTCACGGCCATCAAGGGCTATGCCGAGACGCTCCTCACCGGGGATCCCCCACCGGACGTCGCGCGACGCTTCCTGGAGGTCGTCCTGCGCAACGCCGACCACATGGCCAAGATGGTCGAGGATCTGCTCTCGCTTTCGCGCATCGAGGCGGGCAAGGACGCCGGTCGGCGCGACTCCTTGCACGCCCGGGATTCGTTGCGCCGGGCCTGGGATGCGGTGGAACCTCTGGCTCGGCGCAAGGGCTTGGACCTGACCGACGCCCTGCCTGACGACCTGCCGCCCGTGCTGGGTGACCCCGAGCACGTCACGCGAATCTTCCGCAACCTGCTGGAAAACGCCGTGAAATTCGGACCGGAGTACCGGCCCGTGACCGTCTCGGCCCGCGAGGCGGGGGAATTCGTGGAGTTCGAGGTGCGCGACGAGGGCCCGGGCATCCCCAAGAAGGATCTGTCCCGGGTTTTCGAACGCTTCTACAGCGTACAGAAACACCGCCGCAACGAGCACGGCAGCACCGGGCTCGGGCTGGCCATCTGCCGCCACACCCTGAAGAGCATGGGCGGCGACATCCGGGTGGAGAGCCCTCCCCCGGGCGCGGCGGGCGGCACGTCCTTCTTCTTCACCCTGCCCCGGGCCTGA
- a CDS encoding redox-sensing transcriptional repressor Rex, with protein MKSEHIPKATIGRLAVYIQVLENLKHDGVEIISSEALAQACSVNSSQIRKDLAYFGEFGVRGVGYYVQELITSIKQSLGIDRIWNCALVGVGNLGRALLRHREFSRKGFAIKVAFDCDPYKIGELVEGLEVICTRKTKEKIREYGLEIGIITTPPERAQRAANYLVDGGIKGIINYAPSRIQVPDHIPVEYVDFFHHLYAVAFEIKLNEK; from the coding sequence GTGAAAAGCGAACACATCCCCAAGGCCACCATTGGCCGCCTAGCCGTTTACATTCAGGTGCTGGAAAACCTGAAGCACGACGGCGTGGAAATCATCTCGTCCGAGGCCCTGGCTCAGGCCTGCTCCGTGAACTCGTCACAGATCCGCAAGGATCTTGCTTACTTCGGCGAGTTCGGGGTGCGCGGCGTGGGCTACTACGTGCAGGAACTCATCACCTCCATCAAGCAGTCCCTGGGCATCGACCGCATCTGGAACTGCGCCCTGGTGGGGGTGGGCAATCTGGGCCGAGCGCTGCTGCGCCACCGCGAATTCAGCCGCAAGGGCTTCGCCATCAAGGTGGCCTTCGACTGCGACCCCTACAAGATCGGTGAGCTGGTGGAGGGACTGGAAGTCATCTGCACCCGCAAGACCAAGGAGAAAATCCGCGAATACGGCCTGGAGATCGGCATCATCACCACTCCACCGGAGCGGGCCCAGCGCGCCGCCAACTACTTGGTGGACGGCGGCATCAAGGGCATCATCAACTACGCGCCTTCGCGCATTCAGGTGCCGGACCACATTCCCGTGGAGTACGTGGATTTCTTCCACCATCTCTACGCCGTGGCCTTCGAAATCAAGCTGAACGAAAAGTAG
- a CDS encoding ATP synthase F0 subunit C → MRKVTTIVLSTLAMVLSAGLAFAADGAPAVGPVAAWATACGMGFAAGLCGIGQGLGLKGACEGTARNPEASGKIQVMLILGLAFIESLAIYALVVNLILLFVKPLGA, encoded by the coding sequence ATGCGTAAAGTGACGACCATCGTTCTGAGCACCCTGGCCATGGTTCTGTCCGCCGGTCTGGCCTTCGCCGCTGACGGCGCTCCCGCCGTCGGCCCCGTGGCCGCTTGGGCCACTGCCTGCGGCATGGGCTTCGCCGCCGGTCTCTGCGGCATCGGTCAGGGCCTGGGCCTGAAGGGCGCCTGCGAAGGCACCGCCCGCAACCCCGAGGCCAGCGGCAAGATCCAGGTCATGCTCATCCTCGGTCTGGCCTTCATCGAGTCCCTGGCCATTTACGCCCTGGTCGTGAACCTGATCCTGCTCTTCGTGAAGCCCCTGGGCGCCTAG
- the atpB gene encoding F0F1 ATP synthase subunit A produces the protein MAAGGLAHPLLYMEILNKALGTTIPLHVWYTWLAMAILFTCGLLIRSRVSLVPGGLQNLFEVIVGGLEDFVVANLGEGGRKVFPVLITIFVFILTMNYLGLIPGCDAPTANVNTNAAMAIFVFLYYHYIGIKKWGFGYIKHFMGPVAFLAPLMLVLEIVSHLARPLSLTLRLFGNIRGEEIVLVLLFTLAPVVGTLPMYFLFILGKTIQAFIFFMLATIYLKGSMDHAH, from the coding sequence ATGGCTGCTGGTGGATTGGCACATCCGCTTTTGTACATGGAGATCCTGAACAAGGCTCTGGGCACGACCATTCCGCTTCACGTCTGGTACACGTGGTTGGCCATGGCCATCCTCTTCACCTGCGGTCTGCTCATCCGCAGCCGGGTGAGCCTAGTGCCGGGGGGGTTGCAGAACCTCTTCGAGGTCATCGTCGGAGGGTTGGAGGACTTCGTGGTCGCCAACCTCGGCGAGGGCGGCCGCAAGGTCTTCCCCGTGCTCATCACGATCTTCGTCTTCATCCTGACCATGAACTACCTCGGCCTCATTCCGGGGTGCGACGCTCCCACGGCGAACGTCAACACCAACGCCGCCATGGCCATTTTCGTCTTCCTTTACTACCACTATATCGGCATCAAGAAATGGGGCTTCGGCTACATCAAACACTTCATGGGCCCGGTGGCCTTCCTGGCCCCGCTCATGCTCGTGCTCGAGATCGTCAGCCACCTCGCCCGGCCGCTGTCGCTCACTCTGCGACTCTTCGGCAACATCCGCGGTGAGGAAATCGTGCTCGTGCTTCTCTTCACCCTGGCTCCGGTGGTCGGCACCCTGCCCATGTACTTCCTGTTCATCCTGGGCAAGACCATTCAGGCTTTCATCTTCTTCATGCTGGCGACCATCTACCTGAAGGGATCCATGGATCACGCGCACTAG
- a CDS encoding ATP synthase subunit I, which yields MIRRLDRALAARGFDNPGTRRLVRIVILTALAVSVAALVVTGFSAWGFSCAAGAGLMLFNFWHLAKAAKALMFVRKGGATALVLRFYGRFILTGVCLAVLVGWLEAPVGGLLTGLSTVIAGAVIWGVTGMGQKAKEA from the coding sequence ATGATCCGGCGTCTTGACCGCGCCCTGGCCGCCCGGGGGTTCGACAACCCCGGCACTCGGCGGCTCGTGCGAATCGTGATCCTCACGGCCCTGGCCGTTTCGGTCGCGGCGCTGGTGGTCACGGGGTTTTCAGCTTGGGGGTTTTCCTGCGCCGCCGGAGCGGGCCTGATGCTTTTCAACTTCTGGCATCTGGCCAAGGCGGCGAAGGCGTTGATGTTTGTGCGCAAGGGGGGGGCGACTGCCCTTGTGCTGCGGTTTTACGGACGGTTCATCCTGACGGGCGTGTGTCTGGCGGTCCTGGTGGGCTGGCTTGAGGCGCCTGTGGGCGGGCTTTTGACGGGACTATCCACCGTGATCGCGGGCGCCGTCATCTGGGGCGTCACGGGCATGGGGCAGAAAGCGAAGGAGGCGTAG
- a CDS encoding AtpZ/AtpI family protein has product MKLDFLKDAGGLLSTAGTMGLHLVSGTFVGFAIGWLLDRWLGTDPWLLLIFLILGIVAGFMNVYRDAQRMQENERREREGGGERKP; this is encoded by the coding sequence TTGAAGCTTGATTTTCTGAAAGACGCCGGGGGGCTCTTGTCCACGGCGGGCACGATGGGGCTGCACCTCGTATCGGGCACCTTCGTCGGGTTCGCCATCGGTTGGCTCCTCGACAGGTGGCTGGGCACCGACCCGTGGCTTCTGCTCATCTTTCTCATCTTGGGTATTGTCGCCGGGTTCATGAACGTGTACCGGGATGCCCAGAGGATGCAGGAGAATGAGAGACGCGAGCGCGAGGGCGGCGGGGAGCGCAAGCCATGA
- a CDS encoding DUF4881 domain-containing protein, translated as MNMKRTWLAILALMAFAVAGCNSEYGKVAQGKVIKYDKEKKSVTLVLESAHHYGTENQVFDKLPPVVYTLPADPMEMGPEPKAGMRMLMDPETDKIIYFDEASGSLKTVQFQVLDKQKGVSKDDARVVDKKFPIIDKDKKTLTVYSSRWKTLVTLALPDEYMALPASTWDSGDIVRIYYKEEGKALRFMNVSKTNIFKK; from the coding sequence ATGAACATGAAGAGAACGTGGCTCGCCATCCTGGCCCTGATGGCCTTCGCCGTGGCAGGCTGCAACAGCGAATACGGCAAGGTGGCCCAGGGCAAAGTCATCAAGTATGACAAGGAAAAGAAGTCCGTGACGCTGGTGCTGGAGAGCGCGCACCACTATGGCACGGAAAACCAGGTCTTCGACAAGCTGCCGCCCGTGGTCTACACGCTGCCCGCGGACCCCATGGAGATGGGGCCCGAGCCCAAGGCCGGCATGCGGATGCTCATGGACCCGGAGACCGACAAGATCATCTACTTCGATGAGGCTTCCGGCTCCCTGAAGACCGTGCAGTTCCAGGTCCTGGACAAGCAGAAGGGCGTGTCCAAGGACGACGCCCGGGTCGTGGACAAGAAGTTCCCGATCATCGACAAGGACAAGAAGACCCTCACGGTCTACTCCAGCCGCTGGAAGACCCTGGTGACCCTGGCCCTGCCGGACGAGTACATGGCCCTGCCGGCGTCCACCTGGGACTCGGGCGACATCGTGCGCATCTACTATAAGGAAGAGGGCAAGGCCCTGCGGTTCATGAACGTGAGCAAGACGAACATCTTCAAGAAGTAA
- a CDS encoding sulfite exporter TauE/SafE family protein, with translation MEWMYMLMPIAGVKLFWPGLIILGLGMGVIGGFFGMGGAWMITPGLNILGFPMAFAVGTDIAHMAGKSLISTMRHGKFGNVDYKLGLIMLIGTVVGMEMGAQILMSLERIGNIDLVVRLLYVVLLLFITWMVFSDVAKRKAKDRAALAAGKEIDHKAVGLEWHKTLHKIKIPPMVHLNVSGIYCSMWLPIFISFATGFLAGILGIGGGLIRMPSLIYLMGCPTHVAVGTDLFEVMISGLYGAATFTYKGRTELVAAVIMLCGAAIGAQIGTVATKYIKGYGIRIAFGWAVIGCLTSIVLKLIGGWVPNLKALCNGAATVVVLGVVTVMALYIATGMVKGAAKEIAEKKAKA, from the coding sequence ATGGAATGGATGTATATGCTCATGCCCATCGCGGGCGTGAAACTTTTTTGGCCGGGCCTCATCATCCTGGGTCTCGGCATGGGCGTCATCGGCGGCTTCTTCGGCATGGGCGGCGCGTGGATGATCACGCCCGGCCTGAACATCCTGGGCTTTCCCATGGCCTTCGCCGTGGGCACCGACATCGCCCACATGGCCGGCAAGTCCCTCATTTCGACCATGCGGCACGGCAAGTTCGGCAACGTGGACTACAAGCTCGGCCTCATCATGCTCATCGGCACGGTCGTGGGCATGGAAATGGGCGCCCAGATCCTCATGAGCCTGGAGCGCATCGGCAACATCGACCTGGTCGTGCGCCTGCTCTACGTGGTCTTGCTGCTGTTCATCACCTGGATGGTCTTCAGCGATGTTGCCAAGCGCAAGGCCAAGGACCGCGCCGCCCTGGCCGCGGGCAAGGAGATCGACCATAAGGCCGTGGGCCTCGAGTGGCACAAGACCCTGCACAAGATCAAGATTCCGCCCATGGTCCACCTGAACGTCTCCGGCATCTACTGCTCCATGTGGCTGCCGATCTTCATCAGCTTCGCCACCGGCTTCCTGGCGGGCATCCTGGGCATCGGCGGCGGCCTTATCCGCATGCCCTCGCTCATCTACCTCATGGGCTGCCCGACCCACGTGGCCGTCGGCACCGACCTCTTCGAAGTCATGATCTCCGGCCTCTACGGCGCGGCGACCTTCACCTACAAGGGACGCACCGAGCTGGTGGCCGCCGTCATCATGCTCTGCGGCGCGGCCATCGGCGCTCAGATTGGCACCGTTGCGACCAAGTACATCAAGGGTTACGGCATCCGCATCGCCTTCGGCTGGGCCGTCATCGGCTGCCTCACCTCCATCGTGCTGAAGCTCATCGGCGGCTGGGTGCCCAACCTGAAGGCCCTCTGCAACGGCGCGGCCACCGTGGTGGTGCTCGGCGTGGTCACGGTCATGGCTCTCTACATCGCCACCGGCATGGTCAAGGGAGCGGCCAAGGAAATCGCGGAAAAGAAGGCCAAGGCCTAA
- a CDS encoding DVU0150 family protein, which translates to MRKLWKSLLAVPAALLALCGTAMAAGGKAAQIVIVSDTRDLTGILAWWSNLYNESHLQFTILTIVLIPVLGMILGLLTDLVMNHIGIDLTKRDVAEH; encoded by the coding sequence ATGCGGAAATTATGGAAGAGCCTTCTGGCCGTACCGGCCGCGTTGCTGGCCCTGTGCGGCACGGCGATGGCCGCCGGCGGAAAGGCCGCGCAGATCGTCATCGTCTCGGACACCCGGGATCTGACCGGCATCCTGGCTTGGTGGTCCAACCTCTACAATGAAAGCCACCTGCAGTTCACGATTCTGACGATTGTCCTCATCCCGGTTTTGGGCATGATCCTGGGCCTGCTCACGGACCTGGTCATGAACCACATCGGCATCGACCTGACCAAGCGCGACGTGGCGGAGCATTAA
- a CDS encoding sigma 54-interacting transcriptional regulator gives MLIAQNDLCSTPLGLARRIAREASMAAFDPLPQGNTLSRFRLGPLRTWHLQRKLMLAVIPTVALLLIISGYLVNLVAVRYINTALERTVKIQVLHMAHIMEIVLNRAKEDLLVLSRDPLDGPSLRRFLQSKRDFGGGRYRELIFSPDGGEEIGFADNDAEIVPLPSSAVENARPVLAGVVEKAREMEPGAVTLSDFVSITYPRIAGREVFAPNTVVLRMAAPVYGPDGKRRGVLVLSLDARRLRDVLSLITSPASPLFAFPRTSERRLAYFFDERGWILFQSENMESADKSLTTDNARVGFEGDHGKFGLDQAFRPFPEHSVYWEAVAAVQKGERGLFNVDARYESTLDLTDQTFMGFAPLRFTERPGGPARILGGVIFADRSRLILNAEIRQFNTVAAIVVISMLLVTAVIYVFGRGIMQPVRKLAKAVDEALGKPELREIQLPDTDRETTALRLAVNRLIMSLKTQHNELRLKDEFLKSVRQREKVALDYDVQGDDEHEKFVDILGLSPAMKALKTQIVKAAAVDADVLVVGETGTGKELTANAIHHQSMRRTGPFVSINCGSLDENLLMDSLFGHVKGAFTEAKTDRKGAFLAADGGTLFLDEIGTASPKVQLALLRSLSSRVIQPLGCDLEIPFNTRIIAATNADLEGAVREGSFREDLLYRLKVITIHTPALRNRPIDIPLLANYFMNEAAEAMNKPGTGLSRGALEKLKSHAWPGNVRELKNCITRAVAMTEDQVLQAEELLFEMQSSEHPLAQLRDFRVTPAPGAPPPQPPADDGLNPRQAKALPRIRELGRISRADYEELVGGVASRTAQGDLQDLVTKGLLRKEGKGPATRYRPA, from the coding sequence ATGCTAATTGCGCAGAACGACCTCTGTTCAACCCCGCTGGGCTTGGCCCGGCGCATCGCGCGGGAGGCTTCCATGGCGGCCTTCGATCCCCTGCCCCAGGGCAACACGCTTTCCAGGTTCCGGCTCGGCCCCCTGCGGACCTGGCACCTCCAGCGCAAGCTCATGCTGGCCGTCATCCCCACGGTTGCCCTTCTGCTCATCATCTCGGGATATCTCGTGAACCTGGTGGCCGTGCGCTACATCAACACGGCCCTGGAACGGACCGTGAAGATCCAGGTTCTGCACATGGCCCACATCATGGAAATCGTTCTGAACCGGGCCAAGGAGGATCTCCTGGTCCTTTCCCGCGACCCCCTGGACGGGCCGAGCCTGCGGCGCTTTCTCCAGTCCAAGCGCGACTTCGGGGGCGGCCGCTACCGTGAACTGATCTTCTCCCCCGATGGCGGCGAGGAGATCGGTTTCGCGGACAATGACGCGGAGATCGTCCCCCTGCCCTCGAGCGCGGTCGAAAACGCCCGGCCGGTGCTGGCCGGGGTGGTGGAGAAGGCCCGAGAGATGGAGCCTGGGGCCGTCACCCTGTCGGACTTCGTGAGCATCACCTATCCGCGCATCGCCGGTCGGGAGGTCTTCGCCCCGAACACCGTGGTCCTGCGCATGGCCGCGCCGGTCTATGGACCAGACGGCAAGCGCCGGGGGGTGCTCGTCCTGTCCCTGGACGCCCGGCGCCTGCGCGACGTGCTCTCGCTCATCACCTCGCCCGCCTCGCCGCTGTTCGCCTTCCCGCGCACCTCGGAACGCCGCCTGGCCTATTTCTTCGACGAACGAGGCTGGATTCTCTTCCAATCCGAGAACATGGAGAGCGCGGACAAGTCCCTGACCACGGACAACGCCCGGGTGGGCTTCGAGGGAGACCACGGGAAATTCGGGCTGGACCAAGCCTTCCGGCCCTTCCCCGAGCACTCGGTCTACTGGGAGGCCGTGGCAGCCGTACAGAAGGGCGAGCGCGGCCTGTTCAACGTGGACGCCCGCTACGAGTCGACCCTGGACCTCACGGACCAGACCTTCATGGGCTTCGCCCCGCTGCGCTTCACAGAGCGCCCCGGCGGTCCCGCGCGCATCCTCGGCGGGGTCATCTTCGCCGACCGCAGCCGTCTGATCCTCAACGCCGAGATCCGCCAGTTCAACACCGTGGCCGCCATCGTGGTGATCTCCATGCTTCTGGTCACGGCGGTGATCTACGTTTTCGGCCGGGGAATCATGCAGCCCGTGCGCAAGCTGGCCAAGGCCGTCGACGAGGCCTTGGGCAAGCCCGAACTGCGCGAGATCCAGCTCCCGGACACCGACCGGGAGACCACGGCCCTGCGCCTGGCCGTGAACCGGCTCATCATGTCGCTCAAGACCCAGCACAACGAGTTGCGGCTCAAGGACGAGTTCCTCAAGAGCGTGCGCCAGAGGGAGAAGGTGGCCCTGGATTACGACGTGCAGGGAGACGACGAGCACGAGAAGTTCGTGGACATCCTCGGCCTGTCTCCGGCCATGAAGGCTCTCAAGACCCAGATCGTCAAGGCGGCCGCCGTGGACGCCGACGTTCTCGTGGTCGGGGAGACGGGCACGGGCAAGGAGCTCACGGCCAACGCCATCCACCACCAGAGCATGCGCCGCACCGGCCCCTTCGTGTCCATCAACTGCGGCTCCCTGGACGAGAACCTGCTCATGGACTCCCTTTTCGGCCACGTGAAGGGCGCGTTCACCGAGGCCAAGACCGACCGCAAGGGGGCCTTCCTGGCCGCGGACGGCGGAACGCTCTTCCTGGACGAGATCGGCACGGCCTCGCCCAAGGTCCAGCTGGCTCTGCTGCGCTCCCTTTCCTCCCGCGTCATCCAGCCCCTGGGCTGCGACCTGGAGATCCCCTTCAACACCCGGATCATCGCGGCCACCAACGCCGACCTGGAGGGGGCCGTGCGCGAGGGCTCGTTCCGCGAGGATCTGCTCTACCGGCTCAAGGTCATCACCATCCACACCCCGGCCCTGCGCAACCGGCCCATCGACATCCCGCTCCTGGCCAACTATTTCATGAACGAGGCGGCCGAGGCCATGAACAAGCCGGGGACCGGCCTTTCCCGGGGGGCGCTGGAGAAGCTCAAGTCCCATGCCTGGCCCGGCAACGTCCGTGAACTCAAGAACTGCATCACCCGGGCCGTGGCCATGACCGAGGACCAAGTGCTCCAGGCCGAGGAGCTGCTCTTCGAGATGCAGTCCTCCGAGCACCCCCTGGCCCAGCTCCGCGATTTCCGGGTCACTCCCGCACCCGGCGCGCCGCCCCCTCAGCCGCCGGCCGATGACGGACTCAACCCCCGCCAGGCCAAGGCCCTGCCGCGCATCCGGGAGCTGGGCCGCATCAGCCGGGCGGATTATGAGGAACTGGTCGGCGGCGTGGCCTCGCGCACGGCCCAGGGGGATCTGCAGGATCTCGTGACCAAGGGACTCCTGCGCAAAGAGGGCAAGGGCCCCGCAACGCGCTATCGTCCCGCATGA